In Synechococcus sp. CB0101, a genomic segment contains:
- a CDS encoding dihydroorotate dehydrogenase-like protein yields the protein MTISLATTYLGLELPSPLVVGAAAPLSTDLQRLQQLEQEGAGAVVLHSLFLEQIERDWQEWIHHQEHNSESHPEALNYRPASDPLHLGLEGYLEEIRRSREVLQIPVIASLNGSHGGDWSEAARAIEQAGAQAIELNLYSVPCDINRSGAELEAEQLAIVREVCSAVTVPVAVKLSPFYTSLAAMAAGFQEAGASGLVLFNRFLQPQVDIDSLCTDVHMQLSHTDEQRLPLRWIGLLSGRVDLELAASTGIASGHDVVRMLMVGAQITQVVGALLRHGPGQLARMRSELIQWLEEIEITDLNSLRGSLNQQRCPNPEAFERAQYLRALSSYP from the coding sequence ATGACGATCTCACTAGCCACCACGTATCTCGGGCTGGAGCTGCCCTCCCCGCTGGTGGTGGGTGCCGCGGCACCGCTGAGCACGGATCTGCAGCGCCTGCAGCAACTGGAACAGGAGGGAGCAGGGGCCGTGGTGCTGCATTCGCTCTTCCTCGAGCAGATCGAACGCGACTGGCAGGAGTGGATTCACCACCAGGAGCACAACAGCGAGAGCCATCCCGAGGCACTCAACTACCGACCGGCCAGTGATCCGCTGCATCTGGGCCTGGAGGGCTACCTGGAGGAGATCCGCCGCAGCCGAGAGGTGCTGCAGATCCCTGTGATCGCCAGTCTCAACGGCAGCCACGGCGGGGACTGGAGCGAGGCGGCTCGAGCCATTGAGCAGGCCGGAGCCCAGGCGATCGAGCTGAACCTGTATTCCGTGCCGTGCGACATCAACCGCAGTGGTGCTGAGCTGGAAGCGGAGCAGCTGGCCATCGTGCGCGAGGTGTGCAGCGCTGTGACGGTGCCAGTCGCTGTGAAGCTCAGCCCCTTCTACACATCGCTGGCGGCAATGGCGGCGGGCTTCCAGGAGGCTGGCGCCAGTGGCCTGGTGCTGTTCAACCGCTTCCTGCAACCCCAGGTGGACATCGACAGCCTCTGCACCGATGTGCACATGCAGCTGAGCCATACGGATGAGCAACGCCTACCGCTGCGCTGGATCGGGTTGCTGTCGGGACGGGTTGACCTGGAGCTGGCGGCCAGCACCGGCATCGCCAGCGGCCACGACGTGGTGCGGATGCTGATGGTGGGTGCTCAGATCACCCAAGTGGTGGGCGCCTTACTGCGCCATGGCCCAGGTCAGCTGGCCCGGATGCGCAGCGAGCTGATCCAGTGGCTTGAAGAGATCGAGATCACCGACCTCAACAGCCTGCGCGGCAGCTTGAACCAGCAGCGCTGCCCCAACCCTGAAGCCTTCGAACGAGCCCAATATCTGAGAGCTCTCAGCAGCTATCCATGA
- the hypD gene encoding hydrogenase formation protein HypD has translation MSEAQALLEQIRGGISRPWTLMEVCGGQTHSLLRHGIDQLLPPEIQLIHGPGCPVCVTATTRIDQAMALAKKPGVILCSYGDMLRVPGSDGRDLLSLRAKGADVRVIYAPLDVLKLARDHPERPVVFFAVGFETTAPATALLAQQALAEGISNLQLLVAHVRVAPVLDQLLSDPGCAVQGVLAAGHVCTVMGEAELQSLVARHQRPIVITGFSAEELLLGIWRCVQQLEEGVHRLENAYAKAVASGGNRGAQALLEEVFEPVDTTWRGLGTIPAGGYRLRAPFDVLGPPTCRQNTAIGSCTVSNNEANCPSGLVLQGLLRPHQCPSFGTACTPDAPLGAPMVSSEGACAAYYRYHR, from the coding sequence ATGAGCGAAGCCCAAGCACTGCTGGAGCAGATTCGCGGCGGCATCAGCCGGCCCTGGACGCTGATGGAGGTGTGCGGCGGCCAGACCCACTCGTTACTACGCCATGGCATCGACCAGCTGTTGCCACCAGAGATCCAACTGATTCATGGGCCGGGGTGCCCGGTGTGCGTGACCGCCACAACCCGGATCGATCAGGCCATGGCCCTGGCCAAAAAACCCGGGGTGATCCTTTGCTCCTATGGCGACATGCTGCGAGTGCCGGGCAGCGACGGACGGGATCTGCTCAGCCTGCGGGCAAAGGGCGCCGATGTGCGCGTGATCTACGCACCGCTGGATGTGCTGAAGCTGGCCCGCGATCACCCCGAACGGCCGGTGGTGTTCTTTGCGGTGGGCTTTGAAACCACCGCACCCGCCACAGCCCTGCTCGCTCAGCAAGCGCTGGCGGAGGGCATCTCCAACCTGCAGCTCCTGGTGGCCCACGTGCGGGTAGCGCCCGTGCTCGATCAACTGCTCAGCGATCCGGGCTGCGCGGTGCAGGGGGTGCTGGCGGCAGGGCATGTGTGCACGGTGATGGGTGAAGCGGAGCTCCAGTCGCTGGTGGCGCGCCATCAACGACCCATCGTGATCACGGGCTTCAGCGCCGAAGAGTTGCTGCTGGGGATCTGGCGCTGCGTGCAACAACTGGAGGAAGGTGTGCATCGGCTCGAAAACGCCTATGCCAAGGCAGTCGCCAGCGGCGGCAACCGCGGCGCCCAGGCACTGCTGGAAGAGGTGTTTGAACCGGTGGACACCACCTGGCGAGGGCTGGGAACGATCCCAGCGGGGGGCTACAGGCTGCGGGCGCCGTTTGATGTGCTCGGCCCACCGACATGCCGCCAGAACACAGCAATCGGCAGCTGCACTGTGAGCAACAACGAAGCGAACTGCCCCAGTGGGCTGGTGTTGCAGGGGTTGCTGCGGCCCCATCAATGCCCCAGCTTCGGAACAGCCTGCACACCCGATGCCCCCCTGGGTGCACCGATGGTGTCGAGCGAGGGAGCCTGCGCGGCTTACTACCGCTACCACCGCTGA
- the hypE gene encoding hydrogenase expression/formation protein HypE — protein MQHADATIQLAHGGGGRLSQQLIHDVLLPAFGPADGVLHDAALLPSPGQTLAFTTDSYVVRPLFFPGGDIGRMAVIGSVNDLAMAGARPVALSLGLILEEGLPMGTLKRVVDSIREAAEQCGVAVLTGDTKVVERGKGDGVFVNTSAIGVVEHGLTIHPSSVQPGDAVLVSGDLGRHGTAILIAREELGFRSTLESDLAPLHSCVLELIAAGVELHCLRDLTRGGLASGLDEIARGASCTIEVNEEAIPFDPAVDSACELLGLDPLAMANEGRMVVICPAASAELALRHMRCDHPNACQIGTVQESREAHSRHPVHLRNRFGVLRPLELGRGEQLPRIC, from the coding sequence ATGCAACACGCTGATGCCACCATCCAATTGGCCCATGGCGGCGGCGGCCGGCTCAGCCAACAGCTGATCCACGACGTGCTGTTGCCGGCCTTCGGACCAGCCGATGGCGTGCTGCACGATGCAGCGCTGCTGCCAAGCCCGGGCCAAACCCTCGCCTTCACCACCGACTCCTATGTGGTGCGGCCGCTGTTTTTTCCCGGCGGAGACATTGGCCGGATGGCCGTCATCGGCAGCGTGAATGATCTAGCGATGGCCGGAGCGAGGCCAGTCGCCCTCAGCTTGGGACTGATCCTCGAGGAGGGCCTACCGATGGGCACCTTGAAGCGGGTGGTGGACTCCATCCGCGAGGCAGCTGAGCAATGCGGGGTGGCAGTGCTCACCGGCGACACCAAAGTGGTGGAGCGAGGCAAAGGCGATGGCGTGTTCGTGAACACCAGCGCCATCGGCGTTGTGGAACACGGGCTCACCATCCACCCCAGCTCCGTACAACCAGGCGACGCCGTGCTGGTGAGCGGTGACCTCGGCCGCCATGGCACGGCCATCCTGATCGCGCGCGAGGAGCTGGGCTTCCGCAGCACGCTGGAGAGCGACCTAGCTCCCTTGCACAGCTGCGTGCTGGAGCTCATCGCAGCGGGAGTGGAGCTTCACTGCCTGCGAGACCTCACCCGCGGTGGCCTGGCAAGTGGACTCGATGAAATTGCACGCGGTGCTAGCTGCACGATCGAGGTGAACGAAGAAGCGATCCCATTCGATCCGGCGGTAGACAGTGCCTGTGAACTGCTGGGGCTCGATCCCCTCGCCATGGCCAATGAAGGGCGAATGGTGGTGATCTGCCCGGCGGCCTCTGCGGAACTGGCCCTGCGGCACATGCGCTGTGATCACCCCAACGCCTGCCAGATCGGCACGGTGCAGGAATCACGGGAGGCACACTCACGGCATCCGGTACACCTACGCAATCGGTTCGGAGTGTTGCGCCCGCTGGAACTCGGTCGCGGTGAACAGTTGCCGCGCATTTGTTGA